The proteins below come from a single Hemitrygon akajei chromosome 2, sHemAka1.3, whole genome shotgun sequence genomic window:
- the LOC140738231 gene encoding zinc-binding protein A33-like, with amino-acid sequence MASKGQVESWTEEAICPICLDFFTDPVSLECGHNFCRSCITRCWEREERNSCPECREEFADRTLRASWVLARLAEKARKLHHLKPKGKESKRFCEEHEEELKLFCETDRKLICLICRDALEHKSHNFMPIKEAVNIYQDRVKSSLDSLIKRQADFQEIKQEQKEKISGVREQSQNVQSHITSQFDELRRIITEKEQRALRDVREEEERILNPMEKNLQEIQENLNSIYEEISKLREQMDQQDNIIFLMEEARRKRRISEDTQTLSVTDGALLVEKFDHPYLLNIASEEVISGIKQVSVTLDVETANPWLEVSEDRKSVRQTETWRDLPHTGKRFTYFACVLGSEGFTSGRHYWEVEVEVTGNRGWSLGVAAESVERKGWVTLSPETGFWIIGRRDDVMWVYTSPVSRLPAGPIPGRVGVYLSYESGTVSFYNAETKSHLHTFTGNKFTEKLYPFFGFGYKNEWLRICSGSAPGL; translated from the exons atggcttcgaaaggacaggtcgagagttggaccgaggaggcaatttgtcccatctgcctggatttcttcaccgatccggtgtcactggagtgtggtcacaacttctgccgctcctgtatcacacggtgttgggaaagggaggagagaaactcctgcccggaatgtagagaggagtttgcagaccgcaccctcagggccagTTGGGTGTTAGCAAgactggctgaaaaagctcgaaaacTGCACCACCTGAagccgaaagggaaggaaagtaaacgtttctgcgaggaacatgaggaagaactgaagctgttttgtgagacGGACAGGAaactgatctgtctgatctgtagagatgcACTGGAACACAAGTCTCACAACTttatgccgattaaagaagccgtTAACATTTACCAG GATCGGGTTAAATCTTCCTTGGACTCTCTCATAAAAAGACAAGCAGACTTCCAGGAAATTAAGCaggaacagaaagagaagatttctggagttcgg gaacagtcacaaaacgttcagtcccacatcacatcccagtttgatgAACTGCGccggattatcactgagaaagagcaacgTGCACTCCGAGATgtcagggaagaagaggagagaattctaaatccaatggagaaaaatcttcaggagattcaagagaatttaaattccATCTACGAAGAAATCTCAAAGTTAcgggaacagatggatcaacaaGACAATATCATATTCCTCATG gaggaagctcgtcggaagagGAG gattagtgAGGATACCCAgacattgtcagtgacagatggtgCCCTattggttgaaaaattcgatcacccctatttgcTCAACATAGCATCGGAAGAAGTGATTAGCGGCATTAAACAAG tctctgtcaccctggatgtggaaacggcgaatccgtggctcgaggtgtctgaggatcggaagagtgtgagacagACCGAGACCTGGAGGGATCTCCCTCACACCGggaagaggttcacatacttcgcttgtgtgctgggatcggagggattcacatcggggagacattactgggaggtggaggtggaggtgacggggaatcggggctggagtctgggagtcgccgcagagtctgtggagaggaagggatgggtcacactgagtccggagaccggattctggatcatcgGGCGGCGTGATGACGTGATGTGGGTTTACACCTCCCCtgtgtcccgtctccctgccggtcccatccccgggagggtgggagtttatctcagttacgagtccgggacagtttcattttacaacgcggagaccaagtcccatctccacaccttcactgggaataaattcacggagaaactttatcctttcttcgggTTTGGATATAAAAacgagtggctgagaatctgctccggttccgctccgggtctgtaa